The segment CCCATGGTCGGCACGGTCTTGAGCACCCAGTCGACGATGTTGTCGCTGGGGTTGAGCATATAGACCTTGCTCTTGTTCTCGGAGCCGCCGCCCTTGGCCGCGACGATCACGTCCACGGTATTGCCGGGCACGACTTCCATGAAGATCACCGCGGGCGTGTTGTCCTTGGTGTTCTTGCGCTCGAAGATGGGGTCGGCCAGCACCGAGGCGCGCAGCTTGTTGTCCGGGTGGTTGTAGGCGCGGCGCACGCCCTCGTTCACCGCGTCCTGTATGGAGCCGGGGAAGTCCGCCCAGCGCACGTCCATGCCGATCTTCAGGAAGACGTTGACGATGCCGGTGTCCTGGCAGATCGGGCGGCGGCCTTCGGCGCACATGCGCGAGTTGGTCAGGATCTGCGCGATCGCATCCTTGGCCGCCGCGCTCTGCTCACGCTCGTAGGCGCGGGCCAGGTGCTGGATGTAGTCGGCCGGGTGGTAGTAGCTGATGTACTGCAGGGCGGCGCTGACGCTCTCGACGAGGTCGGCGTACTTGATCGTGGTGCTCATGGCGGGGCGGTCCGGGCTAGAGGGGAAACTCTGAGAAACTCGGGCGCCAGTTTACTGAAGCCGAGGAAGGAGTGCCGATGACGCCAGGATTGAGGAAGTTCTTTGCCAGTGAGTCCAGCGGCGGCATCGTGCTGGCCCTGGCCGCGGTGGCGGCCCTCCTGATCAGCAACTCCGCGCTCTCGGCCTGGTACCAGGCCTTCACCCAGGTGCCGGGCGAGCTGCGCATCGGCGGCGACTGGCTGGTGCTGGCCAAGCCTCTGATCGTCTGGGTCAACGATCTGTGGATGGTGGTCTTCTTCCTGCTGGTGGGCCTGGAGATCAAACGCGAGTTCGTGGCGGGCGAGCTCTCCACCCGCTCGCAGGCGGTGCTGCCCGCCGTGGCCGCCCTGGGCGGCATGGTGGTGCCGGCCCTGATCTACACCGGCATCAACTGGGGCGATGCGGTGGCGCTGCGCGGCTGGGCCATTCCCGCCGCCACCGATATCGCTTTTGCCATCGGCATCCTGATGCTGCTGGGCTCTCGGGTGCCGGCCTCGCTCAAGGTCTTCCTGACCGCCGTGGCCATCATCGACGATCTGGGCGCCATCATCGTGATCGCACTCTTCTACACCCACCAGCTCTCGCCCCTGATGCTGCTGGGCGCGGCGGCCTGCCTGGCCGGCCTGGCCCTGCTGAACCGGGCCGGCGTGAAGCGCCTGGACGTGTACCTGGCCCTGGGCCTGCTGCTGTGGCTGTGCGTGCTGAAGTCCGGCGTGCACGCCACGCTGGCAGGCGTGGCCACCGCGCTCTTCATTCCCATGCAGGGGGATGCCCAGCACGATCACTCGCCGCTGGAGACCCTGGAGCATGGCCTGCACCCCTGGGTGGCCTTCCTGATCCTGCCCATGTTCGCCTTTGCCAACGCCGGCGTGTCCCTGCAGGGCCTGAGCCCGGCGGCCCTGCTGGACCCGCTGCCCCTGGGCATCGCCCTGGGCCTGCTGCTGGGCAAGGCGGTGGGGGTGTTCGGTGCCTCCTGGCTGCTGGTGCGCCTGGGTCTGGCCCAGCAGCCCGCGGGCGCAAGCTGGACGCAGTTCTTCGGCGTCTGCGTGCTCTGCGGCATCGGCTTCACCATGAGCCTCTTCATCGGGGGCCTGGCGTTTGCCGGCCTGGATCCCAGCTTCGAGACGCGAGTCAAGCTGGGCGTGCTGGGCGGCTCCCTGATCTCGGGCGTGCTGGGCGCGCTGATCCTGGCGCGGGCGGGCCGCGGCCGCTGAAGCTTCGCCGCCTCGCCCATGAAAAAGGCCGGAATGCCCGCGGGCATTCCGGCCTTCTTGCTTGTGAGTGCGCAGGGCTTCAGTGCTTGTCGTCGCCGCCGCTGTTGTGGCTCATCAGGCGGTCGGCCGCCGCGATGGCCAGGGCCGAGAACAGGAAGGCCACATGGATCAGGGTCTGCCAGATCAGCACCTTCTCGCTGTAGTTGTCGGCGTTGATGAAGGTCTTGAGCAGATGGATGGAGGAGATGCCGATGATGGCCGTGGCCAGCTTGACCTTGAGCACCGAGGCGTTCACATGGCTGAGCCACTCGGGCTGGTCGGGGTGGCCCTCCAGATGCATGCGCGAGACAAAGGTCTCGTAGCCGCCCACGATCACCATGATCAGCAGATTGGAGATCATCACCACGTCGATCAGGCCCAGCACCACCAGCATCAGGATGGTCTCGTTGAGCTTGGCCAGGGGCTCATAGCCGATGACCAGACCGGCCGCATCCTTGATGGGCGTGGCCTTGTAGCCGATGCTCTTGACCAGCATGGCCAGGGCGTCCTGGTTGCCAAAGGCGGCTTCCACCAGGTGCACCAGCTCGGTCCAGAACTGGAAGACGTAGACCGCCTGGGCCAGGATCAGGCCGAGGTACAGCGGCAGCTGCAGCCAGCGGCTCATGAAGATGATGTTGGGCAGGGGGCGAAGAGGGCGGTTGGCGTTGTTCATGGGGCGCAGGGCAAAGCTCGTTGGGGCGGGATTCTAGGGCCCGCACATGACAGCGGCGGCCCCCGGGGGACAGGCAGTTACGGCGCTAGAGTAAGCGCTTCGTCAGAGACGGCACGCACAGTGCACGCAGTTTTCAAAGCAAATCCCGGCATCGAGGAGACAGCCATGTCGCAGAGCAAGCAATATCTGCCCAGCGCGGATTGGAGCGCGAACGCCCACGTCAAGGGCATGGACGGCTACCAGGCCCTGGTGGCCGAGGCCGAGGCCGACTACCAGGGCTTCTGGGCCCGTCTGGCCCGCGAGCTGATCAGCTGGCAGACCCCCTTCACCAAGGTGCTGAACGACAGCGACGCGCCCTTCTTCAAGTGGTTCGAGGACGGGCGCCTGAACGTTTCCTACAACTGCCTGGACCGCAATGTGGAGCGCGGCCTGGGTGACAAGACCGCCCTGATCTTCGAGGCCGACAACGGCGAGGTCAGCCGCGTCAGTTACAGCGACTTGCTGGCCAAGGTCTCGCGCCTGGCCAATGCGCTGAAGGCGCGCGGCGTGAAGAAGGGTGACCGCGTGGTCATCTACATGCCCATGTCGGTGGAGGGCGTGGCCGCCATGCAGGCCTGTGCCCGCATCGGCGCCACCCACTCGGTGGTGTTCGGCGGCTTCTCGGCCCAGAGCCTGCGCGACCGCGTGCAGGACGCCGGCGCGGTGATGGTGATCACGGCCGACGAGCAGGTGCGCGGCGGCAAGCAGCTGCCGCTCAAGGCCATCGTGGACGAGGCCCTGGCCGACAACAGCTGCCCCACGCTCAAGGATGTGATCGTCTACCGGCGCACCGGCGGCAGCATCGGCTGGGTGGCCGGCCGCGACCTCTGGCTGCACGAAGTGCTGGAAGGCCAGAGCAGCGAGTGCGCGCCGGAATGGGTGGAGGCCGAGCATCCGCTGTTCATCCTCTATACGTCGGGCTCCACCGGCAAGCCGAAGGGCGTGCTGCACACCACGGCCGGCTATCTCGTCTATGCCTCGATGACGCACAAATACGTCTTCGACTACCAGGACGGCGATGTCTACTGGTGCACGGCCGACGTGGGCTGGGTCACGGGCCATTCCTACATCGTCTACGGGCCGCTGGCGAACCGCGCGACCACGCTGATGTTCGAGGGCGTGCCGAACTTCCCGGATGCCGGCCGTTTCTGGGAAGTGGTCGACAAGCACAAGGTCAACATCTTCTACACCGCCCCGACGGCGATCCGCGCGCTGATGGGCGCCGGCGACGACTTCGTGAAGCGTTCCGACCGCTCCACCCTGCGTCTGCTCGGCTCGGTCGGCGAACCGATCAATCCGGAAGCCTGGGAATGGTATTACAACGTCGTCGGCGAGGGCCGCTCGCCGATCGTCGACACCTGGTGGCAGACGGAAACGGGCGGCATTCTGATCACGCCGCTGCCGGGCGCGACGCCCCTGGTGCCGGGCTCCTGCACCTTGCCCTTCCCGGGCATCACCGCCGCCATCGTGGACGAGCTGGGCAACGATGTGCCCAATGGCCAGGGCGGCATCCTGGTGGTGAAGAAGCCCTGGCCCTCGATGATCCGCACCATCTGGGGCGACCCGGAGCGCTTCAAGAAGAGCTACTACCCCAGCGAGCTCAAGGGCTACTACCTGGCGGGCGATGGTGCCATCCGCGACGCGGAGACCGGCTACTTCACCATCACCGGCCGCATCGACGATGTGCTGAACGTGTCCGGCCACCGCATGGGCACCATGGAGATCGAGTCGGCCCTGGTCAGCTGCACCGAGCTGGTGGCGGAAGCCGCCGTGGTGGGCCGCCCGGACGACACCACGGGCGAGGCCATCTGCGCCTTCGTG is part of the Shinella sp. XGS7 genome and harbors:
- a CDS encoding YqhA family protein, with the protein product MNNANRPLRPLPNIIFMSRWLQLPLYLGLILAQAVYVFQFWTELVHLVEAAFGNQDALAMLVKSIGYKATPIKDAAGLVIGYEPLAKLNETILMLVVLGLIDVVMISNLLIMVIVGGYETFVSRMHLEGHPDQPEWLSHVNASVLKVKLATAIIGISSIHLLKTFINADNYSEKVLIWQTLIHVAFLFSALAIAAADRLMSHNSGGDDKH
- the nhaA gene encoding Na+/H+ antiporter NhaA — translated: MTPGLRKFFASESSGGIVLALAAVAALLISNSALSAWYQAFTQVPGELRIGGDWLVLAKPLIVWVNDLWMVVFFLLVGLEIKREFVAGELSTRSQAVLPAVAALGGMVVPALIYTGINWGDAVALRGWAIPAATDIAFAIGILMLLGSRVPASLKVFLTAVAIIDDLGAIIVIALFYTHQLSPLMLLGAAACLAGLALLNRAGVKRLDVYLALGLLLWLCVLKSGVHATLAGVATALFIPMQGDAQHDHSPLETLEHGLHPWVAFLILPMFAFANAGVSLQGLSPAALLDPLPLGIALGLLLGKAVGVFGASWLLVRLGLAQQPAGASWTQFFGVCVLCGIGFTMSLFIGGLAFAGLDPSFETRVKLGVLGGSLISGVLGALILARAGRGR
- the acs gene encoding acetate--CoA ligase, translating into MSQSKQYLPSADWSANAHVKGMDGYQALVAEAEADYQGFWARLARELISWQTPFTKVLNDSDAPFFKWFEDGRLNVSYNCLDRNVERGLGDKTALIFEADNGEVSRVSYSDLLAKVSRLANALKARGVKKGDRVVIYMPMSVEGVAAMQACARIGATHSVVFGGFSAQSLRDRVQDAGAVMVITADEQVRGGKQLPLKAIVDEALADNSCPTLKDVIVYRRTGGSIGWVAGRDLWLHEVLEGQSSECAPEWVEAEHPLFILYTSGSTGKPKGVLHTTAGYLVYASMTHKYVFDYQDGDVYWCTADVGWVTGHSYIVYGPLANRATTLMFEGVPNFPDAGRFWEVVDKHKVNIFYTAPTAIRALMGAGDDFVKRSDRSTLRLLGSVGEPINPEAWEWYYNVVGEGRSPIVDTWWQTETGGILITPLPGATPLVPGSCTLPFPGITAAIVDELGNDVPNGQGGILVVKKPWPSMIRTIWGDPERFKKSYYPSELKGYYLAGDGAIRDAETGYFTITGRIDDVLNVSGHRMGTMEIESALVSCTELVAEAAVVGRPDDTTGEAICAFVVLKRPRPSGDEAKAIAKQLRDHVAKEIGPIAKPKDIRFGDNLPKTRSGKIMRRLLRSVAKGESVTQDTSTLENPAILEQLGQAY